The following proteins are co-located in the Polystyrenella longa genome:
- a CDS encoding M1 family aminopeptidase — protein sequence MKSLRSYTLMFLLLIASSVLQWPSLFAEEKPLRTIEDRAVDVEHIKLDLTVAIEKETISGTATINFQPFRELEQLTLDAVALEVTAVRLTSAKENEPQELRFDRTAETLTVYFNKPLPRRTDFQLAIDYSVHKPKVGLYFTAKTEAASPSLVWTQGEPETNRYWFPCFDHPHERQSSELIVTTKAGLTVLSNGQLISKTDLPETEQVKHHWKQDASHVSYLVTLVVGTFELVEEDWNGKPVQFYIPPKRAEDVARTFGNTSEMLTFFSERFGIEYPWEKYAQVVLYNFTSGGMENTSATSLHDGTLFDERASLDTTSDWLIAHELAHQWWGDLVTCKDWSHIWLNEGFASYCEILWDEHQSGADERDYHLFQDSNRARSGAALSKPLVDRRYEHPTEMFDVRAYPKGAWVLHMLRRHVGDEDFFRCVNRYGIEYSFNTAETDDLRKVFERLLGLSLERFFYDWTERPGHPELKVKTSYNNSKKQVRIEIEQTQKWDPFQFPLKIEVWGKDDEKAVLEEFITDKEGIYFLDLPTTPRLVRIDPEFSLLSKIEEDKSRVLWMNQLEYAPTINERIRAADHLAKAASAENLKLLQKALEDDSFYGVQIEIAQAIGKAQTPQARDILIKALEHPHPKTRRAVVNALKKFEKDSVVADALEKKLEAGDKSYYVVAATISALSTVRQNAPLYKTIELLDRDSHRDVIRCAVLESLGYCHDPRALDLLLQWTSPDRYHACRRAAMNGIVQYIEENNLPLGQQKQIVTRLTEYLNSPSPLTRRSSTASLGKIGEGAGSALSKLRDMAENDPDGWSRLSATNAVKQIEDADASRSEIKSLRDDIEKLRKQQEELGKRFDEFDQP from the coding sequence ATGAAGAGCCTCCGTTCTTATACGCTGATGTTTTTACTCCTGATCGCCTCATCTGTTTTGCAATGGCCTTCTCTCTTCGCTGAAGAGAAGCCTTTGCGAACCATTGAAGATCGTGCCGTCGATGTCGAACATATCAAACTCGATCTGACCGTCGCCATCGAGAAGGAAACCATCAGCGGTACTGCGACGATCAATTTCCAACCCTTCCGCGAACTGGAACAACTCACGCTCGATGCTGTCGCTCTTGAAGTGACTGCAGTACGTCTTACCTCAGCTAAAGAGAACGAGCCACAGGAACTTCGATTTGATCGAACAGCCGAAACCCTGACTGTTTACTTCAATAAACCACTCCCTCGTCGAACAGACTTTCAACTGGCCATCGACTACTCCGTCCACAAACCGAAAGTCGGTCTCTATTTTACCGCCAAGACGGAAGCTGCTTCGCCAAGCCTCGTCTGGACACAAGGGGAACCTGAAACGAATCGCTACTGGTTTCCCTGCTTTGATCATCCGCACGAACGACAATCGAGCGAACTGATCGTTACCACTAAAGCCGGACTGACAGTTCTGTCCAACGGACAGTTGATTTCCAAAACGGATCTTCCTGAAACCGAGCAGGTTAAACATCACTGGAAACAGGATGCCAGCCACGTTTCCTACCTGGTCACATTGGTCGTTGGTACGTTTGAATTGGTTGAAGAAGATTGGAACGGCAAGCCAGTTCAGTTTTACATCCCACCCAAACGAGCCGAGGATGTCGCCCGTACCTTCGGAAACACGAGCGAAATGCTCACCTTCTTCAGCGAGCGATTCGGAATCGAGTATCCTTGGGAAAAATACGCTCAGGTGGTGCTGTATAATTTCACCTCGGGGGGAATGGAAAACACCAGCGCCACTTCGCTTCATGACGGTACTCTCTTCGATGAACGTGCTTCGCTGGACACCACTTCCGACTGGCTGATCGCCCATGAACTTGCTCACCAATGGTGGGGAGACCTCGTCACTTGTAAAGACTGGTCTCACATCTGGCTGAATGAAGGCTTTGCTTCCTACTGCGAAATTCTCTGGGACGAACATCAGTCCGGTGCCGATGAACGCGACTACCATCTGTTTCAAGACAGCAACCGGGCTCGATCAGGTGCGGCACTTTCCAAACCACTCGTCGATCGCCGTTATGAGCACCCAACAGAAATGTTCGACGTGCGTGCTTACCCCAAAGGGGCCTGGGTGCTCCACATGTTGCGTCGCCACGTGGGTGATGAAGATTTCTTCCGCTGCGTCAACCGCTACGGAATTGAGTACTCGTTTAACACGGCAGAGACAGACGACCTGCGAAAAGTCTTCGAACGACTTCTCGGTTTATCCCTGGAGCGTTTCTTCTACGACTGGACCGAACGCCCCGGTCACCCGGAGCTCAAAGTCAAAACCTCGTACAACAACAGCAAAAAGCAGGTTCGAATTGAAATCGAACAGACTCAGAAATGGGACCCGTTCCAATTTCCTCTCAAGATCGAAGTCTGGGGCAAGGACGACGAAAAAGCGGTACTCGAAGAATTCATCACAGATAAAGAAGGTATCTATTTCCTCGATCTACCTACCACACCACGCCTTGTCCGTATAGACCCCGAGTTCAGTCTGCTTTCTAAAATCGAAGAAGACAAAAGCCGCGTCCTCTGGATGAATCAACTCGAATACGCCCCGACCATCAACGAACGAATTCGGGCAGCCGACCACCTCGCCAAGGCCGCCTCCGCCGAAAATCTGAAGTTACTTCAGAAGGCGTTAGAGGATGACTCCTTCTACGGAGTGCAAATTGAAATCGCCCAGGCGATTGGTAAAGCTCAGACCCCACAGGCGCGCGACATCCTGATTAAAGCTCTGGAGCATCCCCATCCTAAAACCCGTCGAGCAGTCGTGAATGCCTTAAAGAAATTTGAAAAAGATAGTGTCGTCGCCGATGCCTTAGAGAAGAAACTGGAAGCGGGAGACAAAAGCTACTACGTTGTCGCAGCGACTATCTCCGCCCTGTCCACTGTGCGGCAGAATGCTCCCTTATATAAAACGATCGAGTTACTCGACCGTGACTCTCACCGCGACGTCATTCGCTGCGCTGTCCTGGAGAGCCTTGGTTATTGCCACGACCCCCGCGCACTCGATCTATTACTCCAATGGACCAGCCCTGACCGCTACCACGCCTGCCGACGTGCAGCGATGAATGGAATCGTGCAATACATCGAAGAGAACAACCTCCCCCTCGGACAACAAAAACAGATCGTGACGCGTCTCACTGAGTATCTGAACTCACCTTCTCCTTTAACACGCAGGTCCTCAACGGCCAGTCTGGGTAAAATCGGCGAAGGGGCTGGCAGCGCGCTCTCAAAACTACGTGATATGGCCGAGAACGACCCCGATGGTTGGAGCCGCCTGAGCGCCACCAACGCCGTCAAACAGATCGAAGATGCCGACGCCTCTCGCTCCGAAATCAAATCGCTCCGCGACGACATCGAAAAGCTTCGCAAACAACAGGAAGAACTGGGCAAACGATTCGACGAATTCGACCAGCCGTAA
- a CDS encoding RNA polymerase sigma factor: MTASKASTRQADQSADRTEPDSCSQEEEGQEKIWIEGTLAGESEAFAKLVERYQQEMAAQMWRFSRDRNVHEELVQDVFVEVYRSLGSFRYESPLLHWVRKIGVRVGYRYWKQKDRKKEKVSLSQMPYDSTEANTDQLQSAEQAGNLLHAMLEQLPPRDRMILTLIYWEEHTVEEAAEVTGWSKSLVKVQAFRARKKLKQLLQEQGTT; encoded by the coding sequence ATGACAGCTTCTAAAGCGTCGACTCGACAAGCGGATCAATCTGCTGATCGAACAGAACCAGATTCCTGTTCGCAGGAGGAAGAGGGTCAGGAAAAAATCTGGATAGAAGGCACGTTGGCAGGAGAGAGTGAGGCCTTCGCGAAACTGGTGGAACGATATCAACAGGAAATGGCCGCCCAGATGTGGCGGTTCTCAAGGGATCGCAACGTTCACGAGGAACTGGTACAGGATGTCTTCGTTGAAGTTTATCGGAGCCTGGGATCGTTTCGGTATGAATCACCTCTGTTGCACTGGGTGCGGAAAATCGGGGTGCGAGTCGGTTATCGCTACTGGAAACAGAAGGATCGCAAAAAAGAAAAGGTCTCCCTGTCTCAGATGCCGTATGATTCAACAGAGGCGAATACCGATCAACTTCAGTCAGCAGAACAGGCCGGCAATTTACTGCATGCCATGCTGGAACAGTTACCGCCTCGCGATCGGATGATTTTGACCTTAATATACTGGGAAGAGCATACGGTAGAAGAAGCGGCCGAAGTGACCGGTTGGAGTAAGTCGTTAGTTAAGGTGCAGGCCTTTCGAGCCAGGAAAAAGCTCAAGCAACTTCTGCAGGAGCAGGGGACAACATGA
- a CDS encoding alpha/beta hydrolase produces MNIRRSLFTVVVGLSAGLWVGIEQVQAEVKTIADIEYANIEGTSLQLDLYLPEEEKQPRLVVWVHGGGWVQGSRKKPAFAWMAEEGYAVASISYRFSDKAAFPAQIYDCKGAIRWLRAHAEEYGYNADKIVAGGASAGGHLVALLGTSGDVQELEGSVGGNLDQSSRIQGVIDLYGATDFILRSQTQTEKLNSPDSYVYQLFGGPPKEKMELLRSASAVTFISADDPPMLVLHGVEDKVVLPGQSERINEAYLEAGLPVELIMIDGAGHGGSPFSTPEIKQKMREFVMSCFAE; encoded by the coding sequence ATGAATATCCGTCGTTCTTTGTTTACTGTTGTTGTGGGTTTGAGTGCGGGGTTGTGGGTTGGGATTGAGCAGGTTCAGGCGGAAGTGAAAACGATCGCCGATATTGAGTACGCCAATATTGAGGGGACCTCGTTGCAGTTGGACTTGTATCTGCCGGAAGAGGAGAAGCAACCTCGGTTGGTCGTGTGGGTTCATGGTGGGGGATGGGTGCAGGGAAGTCGGAAGAAACCGGCGTTTGCCTGGATGGCGGAAGAAGGGTATGCCGTGGCGAGCATATCGTATCGGTTCTCCGACAAGGCGGCCTTCCCGGCACAGATTTATGATTGCAAAGGAGCGATTCGCTGGCTTCGCGCCCATGCGGAGGAGTACGGTTACAATGCCGACAAAATTGTGGCCGGTGGCGCCAGTGCGGGTGGGCATCTCGTCGCGCTGCTGGGAACGTCGGGCGATGTGCAGGAGCTGGAAGGGAGTGTCGGAGGCAACTTGGATCAATCGTCGCGCATTCAGGGAGTGATCGATCTGTATGGGGCGACCGACTTCATTCTGCGGAGTCAAACCCAAACAGAGAAACTGAACTCGCCTGATTCGTACGTTTACCAACTGTTCGGTGGCCCACCCAAAGAGAAGATGGAATTGCTGCGGTCCGCCTCGGCCGTCACTTTCATCAGTGCTGATGATCCGCCGATGCTGGTGCTGCATGGGGTGGAGGACAAGGTTGTGCTACCAGGACAATCCGAGCGTATCAATGAAGCTTACCTGGAAGCAGGCTTGCCCGTCGAGTTGATCATGATCGACGGCGCGGGACATGGCGGCTCCCCCTTCAGTACGCCCGAAATCAAACAGAAGATGCGCGAGTTCGTGATGAGTTGCTTCGCGGAGTAG